Proteins encoded within one genomic window of Equus caballus isolate H_3958 breed thoroughbred chromosome 20, TB-T2T, whole genome shotgun sequence:
- the LOC138919610 gene encoding patr class I histocompatibility antigen, A-2 alpha chain-like isoform X1, whose product MRVMVPPTFLLLLSGALTLTETWAGSHSMRYFYTGVSRPGRGEPRFIAVGYVDDTQFVRFDSDAAGPRMEPRAPWVEQEGPEYWEEETRTAKGHAQTFRVNLNTLRGYYNQSEAGSHTLQEMYGCDVGSDRRLLRGYEQFAYDGADYLALNEDLRSWTAADTAAQITRRKWETAGEAEGYRNYLEGTCVEWLLRYLENGNETLQRADAPKTHVTHHPISDHEVTLRCWALGFYPEEISLSWQRDGEDVTQDTELVETRPAGDRTFQKWAAVVVPSGEEQRYTCHVQHEGLPEPLTLRWEPPPQSTILIVGVLAGLGLLGAVVAGAVIWRKKRSGAKRGIYVQAANSDSAQGSDASLPQKV is encoded by the exons ATGCGCGTCATGGTGCCCCCAaccttcctcctgctgctctcGGGGGCCCTGACCCTCACCGAGACCTGGGCGG gctcccACTCCATGAGGTATTTCTACACCGGCGTGTCCCGGCCCGGCCGCGGGGAGCCCCGCTTCATCGCCGTCGGCTACGTGGACGACACGCAGTTCGTGCGGTTCGACAGCGACGCCGCGGGTCCGAGGATGGAGCCGCGGGCGCCGTgggtggagcaggaggggccggagTATTGGGAAGAAGAGACGCGGACCGCCAAGGGCCACGCACAGACTTTCCGAGTGAACCTGAACACCCTGCGCGGCTACTACAACCAGAGCGAGGCCG GGTCTCACACCCTCCAGGAAATGTATGGCTGCGACGTGGGGTCGGACAGGCGCCTCCTCCGCGGGTATGAACAGTTCGCCTACGACGGCGCCGATTACCTCGCCCTGAACGAGGACCTGCGCTCCTGGACCGCGGCGGACACGGCGGCTCAGATCACCCGGCGCAAGTGGGAGACGGCCGGTGAGGCGGAGGGCTACAGGAACTACCTGGAGGGCACGTGCGTGGAGTGGCTCCTCAGATACCTGGAGAACGGGAACGAGACACTGCAGCGCGCGG ACGCCCCAAAGACACATGTGACCCACCACCCCATCTCTGACCATGAGGTCACCCtgaggtgctgggccctgggcttctaCCCTGAGGAGATCAGCCTGTCCTGGCAGCGTGACGGGGAGGACGTgacccaggacacagagcttgtgGAGACCAGGCCTGCAGGGGACCGAACCTTCCAGAAGTGGGCGGCTGTGGTGGTGCcttctggagaggagcagagatacACGTGCCATGTGCAGCACGAGGGGCTGCCTGAGCCCCTCACCCTGAGATGGG agcCGCCTCCTCAGTCCACCATCCTCATCGTGGGCGTCCTTGCTGGCCTGGGTCTCCTTGGAGCTGTGGTGGCTGGAGCTGTGATCTGGAGGAAGAAGCGCTCAG GTGCAAAAAGAGGGATTTACGTGCAGGCTGCAA ACAGTGACAGTGCCCAGGGATCTGATGCGTCTCTCCCACAGAAAG TGTGA
- the LOC138919610 gene encoding patr class I histocompatibility antigen, A-2 alpha chain-like isoform X2 translates to MRVMVPPTFLLLLSGALTLTETWAGSHSMRYFYTGVSRPGRGEPRFIAVGYVDDTQFVRFDSDAAGPRMEPRAPWVEQEGPEYWEEETRTAKGHAQTFRVNLNTLRGYYNQSEAGSHTLQEMYGCDVGSDRRLLRGYEQFAYDGADYLALNEDLRSWTAADTAAQITRRKWETADAPKTHVTHHPISDHEVTLRCWALGFYPEEISLSWQRDGEDVTQDTELVETRPAGDRTFQKWAAVVVPSGEEQRYTCHVQHEGLPEPLTLRWEPPPQSTILIVGVLAGLGLLGAVVAGAVIWRKKRSGAKRGIYVQAANSDSAQGSDASLPQKV, encoded by the exons ATGCGCGTCATGGTGCCCCCAaccttcctcctgctgctctcGGGGGCCCTGACCCTCACCGAGACCTGGGCGG gctcccACTCCATGAGGTATTTCTACACCGGCGTGTCCCGGCCCGGCCGCGGGGAGCCCCGCTTCATCGCCGTCGGCTACGTGGACGACACGCAGTTCGTGCGGTTCGACAGCGACGCCGCGGGTCCGAGGATGGAGCCGCGGGCGCCGTgggtggagcaggaggggccggagTATTGGGAAGAAGAGACGCGGACCGCCAAGGGCCACGCACAGACTTTCCGAGTGAACCTGAACACCCTGCGCGGCTACTACAACCAGAGCGAGGCCG GGTCTCACACCCTCCAGGAAATGTATGGCTGCGACGTGGGGTCGGACAGGCGCCTCCTCCGCGGGTATGAACAGTTCGCCTACGACGGCGCCGATTACCTCGCCCTGAACGAGGACCTGCGCTCCTGGACCGCGGCGGACACGGCGGCTCAGATCACCCGGCGCAAGTGGGAGACGGCCG ACGCCCCAAAGACACATGTGACCCACCACCCCATCTCTGACCATGAGGTCACCCtgaggtgctgggccctgggcttctaCCCTGAGGAGATCAGCCTGTCCTGGCAGCGTGACGGGGAGGACGTgacccaggacacagagcttgtgGAGACCAGGCCTGCAGGGGACCGAACCTTCCAGAAGTGGGCGGCTGTGGTGGTGCcttctggagaggagcagagatacACGTGCCATGTGCAGCACGAGGGGCTGCCTGAGCCCCTCACCCTGAGATGGG agcCGCCTCCTCAGTCCACCATCCTCATCGTGGGCGTCCTTGCTGGCCTGGGTCTCCTTGGAGCTGTGGTGGCTGGAGCTGTGATCTGGAGGAAGAAGCGCTCAG GTGCAAAAAGAGGGATTTACGTGCAGGCTGCAA ACAGTGACAGTGCCCAGGGATCTGATGCGTCTCTCCCACAGAAAG TGTGA